A genomic region of Pseudomonas abietaniphila contains the following coding sequences:
- the glmS gene encoding glutamine--fructose-6-phosphate transaminase (isomerizing), whose protein sequence is MCGIVGAVAERNVTAILLEGLKRLEYRGYDSAGVALFSNAGVLERRRRVGKVNELEQSLAGEPLVGRLGIAHTRWATHGAPLEHNAHPHFSSGELAVVHNGIIENHEPLRDRLKSLGYLFTSDTDTEVIVHLLHHKMQDTPDLTAALKATVKELHGAYGLAVISAKQPDRLVAARSGSPLVVGLGLGENFLASDQLALRQVTDRFMYLEEGDIAEIRRDSVQIWTAAGVSVEREIVQYREGAEAADKGEFRHFMLKEIHEQPKVVQRTLENRLGQEQVLVQAFGPQAAELFAKVRNVQIVACGTSYHAGMVARYWLESLAGIPCQVEVASEFRYRKVVVQPDTLFVSISQSGETADTLAALRNAKELGFLASLAICNVSISSLVRESDLTLLTQAGPEIGVASTKAFTTQLVALMLLTLSLGQVKGTLAAGVEAELVEELRRLPTRLGEALAMDSTVEKVAELFAEKNHTLFLGRGAQFPVAMEGALKLKEISYIHAEAYPAGELKHGPLALVDSDMPVVTVAPNNELLEKLKSNLQEVRARGGELIVFADEQAGLNNGEGTHVISMPHIIDALAPILYTVPLQLLSYYVAVLKGTDVDQPRNLAKSVTVE, encoded by the coding sequence CGTCGTCGCCGCGTCGGCAAGGTCAATGAGCTCGAGCAATCGCTGGCGGGTGAACCGCTGGTTGGCCGTCTGGGTATTGCCCACACCCGTTGGGCCACGCACGGTGCGCCTTTGGAGCACAACGCGCACCCACACTTTTCCAGCGGCGAACTGGCCGTTGTCCACAACGGCATCATCGAAAACCATGAGCCGCTGCGCGATCGACTGAAAAGCCTCGGCTATCTGTTCACCTCCGATACCGACACCGAAGTCATCGTGCACTTGCTTCACCACAAGATGCAGGACACGCCTGATCTGACCGCAGCGCTCAAGGCAACCGTTAAAGAACTGCACGGTGCTTATGGCCTGGCGGTCATCAGCGCGAAACAACCTGATCGTCTGGTCGCTGCGCGCAGCGGAAGCCCGCTGGTGGTTGGCTTGGGTCTGGGTGAGAACTTCCTGGCCTCCGATCAATTGGCCCTGCGTCAGGTGACCGACCGCTTCATGTACCTGGAAGAGGGTGACATCGCCGAGATTCGCCGTGACAGCGTGCAGATCTGGACCGCTGCCGGTGTTTCGGTGGAGCGAGAAATCGTGCAGTACCGCGAAGGCGCCGAAGCCGCTGACAAAGGTGAGTTCCGCCACTTCATGCTCAAGGAAATTCACGAGCAGCCCAAAGTCGTGCAACGCACGCTGGAAAACCGTCTGGGTCAGGAGCAGGTGCTGGTTCAGGCGTTCGGCCCACAAGCGGCCGAGCTATTCGCCAAAGTGCGCAACGTACAGATCGTTGCCTGCGGCACCAGTTATCATGCCGGAATGGTTGCGCGTTACTGGCTTGAAAGTCTGGCTGGCATTCCCTGCCAGGTCGAAGTTGCCAGCGAATTCCGCTACCGCAAGGTCGTGGTCCAGCCGGACACGCTGTTCGTGTCGATTTCGCAGTCTGGCGAAACCGCCGATACCCTGGCCGCACTGCGCAACGCCAAAGAACTGGGCTTCCTCGCGAGCCTCGCGATCTGCAACGTCAGCATCAGCTCGCTGGTGCGTGAATCCGACCTGACCCTGTTGACGCAAGCCGGCCCTGAAATCGGTGTGGCCTCCACCAAGGCATTCACGACACAGCTGGTTGCGCTGATGCTGCTGACCCTGTCGCTGGGTCAGGTCAAAGGCACGCTGGCTGCTGGCGTTGAAGCTGAGCTGGTTGAAGAACTGCGTCGCCTGCCAACCCGTCTGGGCGAAGCGTTGGCGATGGACAGCACCGTTGAGAAAGTGGCCGAATTGTTCGCCGAGAAGAACCACACGCTGTTCCTCGGACGCGGCGCGCAATTCCCGGTCGCGATGGAAGGTGCCCTGAAGCTCAAGGAGATCTCCTACATCCACGCCGAAGCCTATCCCGCAGGCGAGCTCAAACACGGCCCGCTCGCGCTGGTCGACAGCGACATGCCCGTCGTGACCGTGGCGCCAAACAACGAATTGCTGGAAAAGCTGAAATCGAACCTGCAGGAAGTCCGCGCCCGTGGCGGCGAGTTGATCGTCTTCGCTGACGAACAAGCCGGCCTCAACAACGGCGAAGGCACCCACGTCATCTCGATGCCGCACATCATCGATGCCCTGGCGCCGATTCTGTACACCGTCCCGCTGCAACTGCTCTCGTACTACGTGGCCGTGCTTAAAGGTACGGACGTGGATCAGCCGCGCAACCTGGCGAAGTCGGTGACGGTGGAATAA
- a CDS encoding helix-turn-helix transcriptional regulator: protein MASRPSVEQRREFGKFLSSRRARLEPKDFGLPEGPRRTPGLRREEVAVLAGVSVSWYTWLEQGRDIQPSPDALRRISKVLKLDRVESAHLFALSSLEAPQAETGGGVSAGLEMLVRAINPIPAYVRNARLDILAWNDAIADLFVDYGSLQPHERNTLRLLFLYIPYRTVILEWEQMARGMISAFRASRALAQDKAPFDSLIDELSALSPEFREWWQDTEVKGFDEGRKRLLHPVSGYIDFTYVALTPEGRPDLSLVTYIPRHTAYDSRS, encoded by the coding sequence ATGGCTAGCAGACCTTCTGTAGAACAACGACGCGAATTCGGTAAGTTTCTCTCCAGCCGACGCGCTCGCCTTGAGCCTAAGGATTTTGGCCTGCCCGAAGGACCCAGGCGAACGCCGGGATTGCGCCGCGAGGAAGTGGCGGTGTTGGCAGGGGTCAGCGTCAGTTGGTACACCTGGCTGGAGCAGGGCCGGGATATTCAGCCGTCTCCCGACGCGTTGCGACGCATCTCGAAAGTGCTCAAGCTTGATCGAGTAGAGTCCGCGCATCTGTTTGCGTTGTCCTCACTCGAAGCACCTCAGGCCGAGACCGGCGGCGGGGTCAGCGCAGGGCTGGAAATGCTCGTGCGGGCGATCAATCCCATTCCAGCTTACGTGCGTAACGCTCGACTCGACATCCTGGCGTGGAACGACGCCATCGCCGATCTGTTTGTCGACTACGGTTCGTTGCAGCCTCATGAGCGCAATACGCTGCGCCTGTTGTTCCTCTATATCCCTTATCGAACCGTGATCCTGGAGTGGGAGCAGATGGCGCGGGGAATGATCAGCGCGTTTCGCGCTTCACGTGCGCTGGCGCAGGACAAGGCGCCGTTCGACAGCCTCATCGATGAGCTGTCGGCGCTGAGCCCGGAGTTCCGCGAGTGGTGGCAGGATACGGAAGTCAAAGGCTTCGACGAAGGGCGAAAGCGTCTGCTGCACCCGGTCAGCGGTTACATCGATTTCACCTACGTAGCTCTGACGCCGGAGGGACGGCCGGATCTTTCGCTGGTCACTTACATCCCTCGACACACTGCCTATGACTCCCGGTCATAG
- a CDS encoding NAD-dependent succinate-semialdehyde dehydrogenase codes for MSNPNATSTLPAFATSRNPATGELIATYPFQTQSEVEQLLDVNAAAFRLWRATPMRERVTAYRRLSAVLRERSDIIAGLITAEMGKTLASARAEVEKCAATIDWIADNGPAILADEPVNVDGDDEVHVSFLPIGTVLAVMPWNFPLWQVIRASGPIMLSGNGFMLKHAPNVMGSAYALQDAYEAAGFPKGLFVNLIADNDTVARTIEDPRIAGVTLTGSMRAGSAVAATAGKALKKSLLELGGSDAFIVLADANIDLAVKAAVEARFQNAGQVCLAAKRFIVEQPIAEEFTRKFVEAVKQLKVGNPLDSANNVGPMARGDLRDELDGQVQRTLAAGATLLLGGKKIEGPGNFYEPTVLANVQPGMAAFDEETFGPVAAITVANNAEHAIVLTNTSDYGLGGSLWTQDMDRAQRIARRLETGGVFINGFPATNARIPVGGVKKSGYGRELSHFGLREFTNAQAVWAKSID; via the coding sequence ATGAGCAACCCGAACGCAACTTCGACCCTCCCTGCCTTTGCCACGTCGCGTAACCCTGCGACCGGTGAACTGATCGCCACTTACCCGTTTCAGACACAGAGCGAAGTCGAGCAACTGCTGGACGTAAACGCCGCTGCCTTTCGCTTGTGGCGTGCCACACCGATGCGCGAACGTGTCACAGCCTACCGTCGGCTATCCGCTGTCCTGCGCGAGCGTTCGGACATCATCGCTGGGCTGATCACCGCTGAGATGGGTAAAACGCTCGCTTCTGCACGGGCTGAAGTTGAGAAGTGTGCGGCGACCATCGACTGGATTGCCGACAACGGCCCGGCGATCCTGGCCGATGAGCCTGTCAACGTAGACGGTGACGACGAGGTGCACGTTTCCTTCTTGCCGATCGGCACCGTGCTGGCGGTGATGCCCTGGAATTTCCCGCTGTGGCAAGTGATTCGCGCGTCGGGGCCGATCATGCTGTCGGGTAACGGCTTCATGCTCAAGCATGCGCCGAACGTCATGGGCTCGGCCTATGCCCTGCAGGACGCCTATGAGGCCGCAGGCTTTCCCAAAGGTCTGTTCGTCAACCTGATCGCTGATAACGACACCGTCGCTCGCACCATCGAAGATCCACGCATCGCAGGTGTGACGTTGACGGGCAGCATGCGCGCCGGTTCTGCCGTCGCGGCTACAGCGGGCAAGGCGCTCAAAAAGAGTCTTCTGGAACTGGGCGGCTCCGATGCCTTTATCGTGCTGGCCGACGCCAACATCGACCTGGCCGTGAAGGCTGCGGTTGAAGCGCGCTTTCAGAATGCTGGACAGGTCTGTCTGGCTGCCAAGCGTTTTATTGTCGAGCAGCCGATTGCCGAGGAATTCACCCGCAAGTTTGTCGAGGCGGTGAAGCAGCTGAAAGTTGGTAACCCGCTGGACAGCGCCAACAATGTCGGGCCAATGGCTCGCGGCGATTTGCGCGATGAGCTCGACGGTCAGGTACAGCGCACCCTTGCCGCTGGCGCAACCTTGCTGCTCGGCGGCAAGAAGATTGAAGGCCCAGGCAATTTCTACGAGCCAACGGTGCTGGCTAACGTCCAGCCTGGCATGGCCGCATTCGACGAAGAAACGTTCGGCCCCGTCGCAGCGATAACCGTCGCCAACAATGCCGAGCACGCCATCGTTCTGACCAACACCAGTGATTACGGTTTGGGTGGCAGCCTGTGGACCCAGGACATGGATCGCGCACAACGCATTGCGCGTCGGCTGGAAACGGGTGGTGTCTTCATCAATGGCTTCCCTGCAACCAACGCCCGTATTCCGGTGGGTGGCGTGAAAAAGAGCGGTTACGGTCGCGAGCTCTCGCATTTTGGCTTGCGGGAATTCACCAATGCGCAGGCCGTATGGGCCAAGAGCATTGACTGA
- a CDS encoding alkene reductase, with translation MSDRFASPILQPVKLGGLQLKNRIVMAPMTRSRADDAGVQPDYVAEYYAQRASTGLIVTEATNISAQARGYTRTPGIWTEAQIAAWKRVTEAVHRQDGKIFLQLWHTGRMSHPDMHNGDLPIAPSAIKPHGQIRVHEGMKDFVTPRALETAEIPLIVEDYRRAAENAKVAGFDGVEVHSANNYLLEQFVRDSTNVRTDRYGGSLENRLRFPLEVVQAVIDVWGADRVGIRISPVTTTPGETPLDSNTMVTFGAYVAALSDLGLLYIHEIEGVTQLSREEVNGVNFAELRQRFSGAYIANNQYTLDLAEQTLAAGDADLFSIGRPFIANPDLIYRLASGAPLAEAPKVYWYGGDATGYSDWPAMG, from the coding sequence ATGAGTGATCGTTTCGCAAGCCCAATCCTGCAGCCCGTCAAACTGGGCGGACTGCAACTGAAGAACCGAATTGTGATGGCGCCGATGACCCGCAGCCGCGCGGACGATGCCGGTGTTCAACCTGACTACGTTGCTGAGTATTACGCCCAGCGGGCGAGTACCGGGCTGATTGTGACGGAAGCAACCAATATTTCCGCCCAGGCTCGGGGCTATACGCGAACCCCGGGGATCTGGACCGAAGCGCAGATCGCTGCATGGAAGCGCGTGACCGAGGCAGTGCATCGCCAGGACGGCAAGATCTTCCTGCAACTTTGGCACACCGGACGCATGTCGCACCCCGATATGCACAATGGCGATCTTCCCATTGCGCCATCGGCGATCAAGCCTCACGGACAGATCCGGGTGCACGAAGGCATGAAAGATTTCGTCACGCCACGGGCACTGGAAACCGCTGAAATCCCGCTGATCGTCGAGGATTATCGCCGTGCCGCTGAAAACGCCAAAGTGGCCGGCTTTGATGGTGTGGAGGTGCATTCGGCGAACAACTATCTGCTCGAGCAGTTCGTGCGTGACAGCACCAATGTTCGAACGGATCGGTATGGCGGCTCGCTGGAAAACCGTCTGCGCTTTCCTCTGGAGGTGGTCCAGGCAGTGATCGACGTGTGGGGTGCCGACCGTGTCGGTATCCGCATCTCTCCGGTGACCACCACGCCCGGCGAAACACCGCTGGACAGCAACACCATGGTCACCTTTGGTGCCTATGTTGCCGCGCTGTCAGACCTTGGGCTTCTGTACATCCATGAAATAGAGGGCGTTACTCAACTGAGCCGCGAAGAGGTCAATGGCGTCAACTTTGCCGAACTGCGGCAGCGTTTCAGCGGTGCCTATATTGCTAACAACCAGTACACGCTGGATCTGGCCGAGCAAACGCTGGCGGCGGGCGACGCTGATTTGTTCAGTATTGGTCGTCCTTTCATCGCCAACCCTGACCTGATCTACCGCCTGGCCAGCGGAGCGCCGCTGGCGGAAGCGCCAAAAGTCTATTGGTACGGCGGCGACGCCACGGGTTATTCAGACTGGCCGGCAATGGGCTGA